Within the Solidesulfovibrio fructosivorans JJ] genome, the region CCTGAACGCCCTGTCGCCGTTTACGGAAACGCAGCGTGCCGCTTTATTGCCGGAGGCTGTGGAATTTACGCCAATGGGGACGGATTTTGATGAGCCTCCTGCGCGCATCCCGGCACAAGTCCGCCTGGAACCCATGATACGCCATTTGCTCAAGGGGGACCGGGAAGGCGCGTTGGGGGCGTCAAAGGCCCTGTGCCAGCAGCATCCGGGCCGGGTATTTTATATGTTGGAGTACGGTGTTCAACTGGCCAGCATGGGCCGGGTCGAAGAAGCCTTAACGGTCTTTAATAAAATTCTGAAGATTAATCCCAAGCATTTTCAGGCTATTCGCTATATCGCCTTTTTGAAATTCATCCAGGAAAAGGGAGGGGAGGCCTTGGAGTTGTACGGCCAAGCCCTGGCGCTGCAACCGGGTGATTTATTTTCCAATCTCAATAGTGCGATGGCGCGCAGGTTGCTGGTCCCCAAAAGCCGGTTCAAACCGCAACCTATGCCGCATACAGCCATTTGTACCAGTCTGCCGCCTCACAATTTCGCCTTGTCCCAACTGGCGGTACGTTCCTGGCTCGAACGCGGGTTTATTGTGTATTCAGTCAATACCCAGGCTGAAATCGACATCTTGGCGCCTCACTTTCCAGGTGTCCGATTTTACTGCTGTGAACGCACGGCCAAGGAAAAGTTTGGCAAAGACTTTCAATATCTGGATACGGTGATGGCCTGCCTGGCCCAAAGCGGGGCGGAGGTGTGCGGCATTGTCAATGCGGATATCATCTTGCGTGGTGAGCCCGAGGATTGGGCCCAGATCGCCCACAGCGCCAGGGCGTCGTTCACTTACGGTTCGCGAGTCAACATGCGCACGCTGGAGGACCAGCACGGCTGGGTCTACGAGGCCGGGGCGGACTTTTTTTTCTTTCCGCCAGCGTTTACCGCCCAGTTGCCCACCTCTGAATACGCCTTGGGGCTCCCCTGGTGGGACTGCTTTTTACCGTGCTGGGCCATGGCCTCGGGGTGGCCGATAACCTATGTGTATTCGCCCGTGGCCATGCACCTTTATCATGATATGAAGTGGGATTTCGATCTGTATTATGACTTTGGCCTTTACACCATGCGTCGTTTTTTTGCGCCGCTGTTGGGTTCGATCGTGGCGGAAAATCCCGGCCGTAATCTGTTTTTGCGTCGCCTGATCGCTACGGTGTCATTTGCAGCGAAACGCAGCTCCCGCGGAGTTGCTCGTCCCCTGGTGTGCGCCAGTCCCACTTTCGCTCGAGCCCATGCGCCCATTGATCCTGCTCAGTGGTTACACCTGGAATACGAGACACTTGTCGTTTTTTAAGCGGCCGGTGGAGTGTTGTTTCTTGGGCTGCTTTGAGGACCTGCCGAGGGGCTTGCGCTTTTTCCGGGCCATTGAGTTGGGTCTCGGGCGCATTTTCCGCAACATGCGCTCATGTTTTCATTGTCCCGCCCTGAAGCGCCTGACGGATACCTGTCAGCAGGGAGCGCGCGCCGGTATGGTCGGGGTGACGGGCGAGAAAGGGGCGTAGCGCGGCGAGAGCCTGGGGCGTGTTTCCGGCGTTGGCTAGGGCCAACACTTCGAGCCAGGCCAAGGTGGTATCTTCCGGATACATACTCAGGAAGCCATGCGCCAGGGCTGCGGCCTCGCCTGGGCGCGCCTGTTCGAGAAGTGTGGCGACGTCTGCGCAAAGCAGGGCCGGGTTTGCTATGCGCTGGTCGTAAAAGTAGGTTTGCGTAAAGGTGTCCGCCGCCGCATCCGCCGCCACGGCTGAAGGGTGGCGCAACGGCTCGACATCCTGGACGGGCAGACGGGCGAGCCAGCCGGCGCTACCTGTGTGGGTGGCGTTTAGATCAAAGCCGATATTCGCCACCATATTGGCGTTGGGCAATATCGTCAGACCGCTGCTCCCGAACGCGGCCATGGTCCATGCATAGTCCCAGGTGTCGATTTCCCCGTTGGCGGCGCGCGTAAAGGATTCCAACCACAAGTCCCGGGTGGCTGGGTTTGTAAAAAGCCGTTCCAACACGCCCGAACGCTGAAAGCGCTGTACGGCGCGTAACGAGGGGTCGAAAAGTCTCCAGGCCCGCCGCCAGGTCGCCCATCCCCAAATGTGGTTAAAGATGGAAAAATAGTAGGAGCCTTCCCCGCGGCGGGCTCCCAGTTGGAAATTGCTGCCCGAAATTTGGATTACCCGTGCGTCCTGGCGATAATGCGCGAGCAGGGACTGGCAGAAATCAAAAAACCCCGCCACAGGCAGAACGTCGTCCTCCAGAATAATTCCTTCGTCGACCTGTTGAAAAAACCAA harbors:
- a CDS encoding tetratricopeptide repeat protein, with the protein product MNPTPFSLPDMDRILNALSPFTETQRAALLPEAVEFTPMGTDFDEPPARIPAQVRLEPMIRHLLKGDREGALGASKALCQQHPGRVFYMLEYGVQLASMGRVEEALTVFNKILKINPKHFQAIRYIAFLKFIQEKGGEALELYGQALALQPGDLFSNLNSAMARRLLVPKSRFKPQPMPHTAICTSLPPHNFALSQLAVRSWLERGFIVYSVNTQAEIDILAPHFPGVRFYCCERTAKEKFGKDFQYLDTVMACLAQSGAEVCGIVNADIILRGEPEDWAQIAHSARASFTYGSRVNMRTLEDQHGWVYEAGADFFFFPPAFTAQLPTSEYALGLPWWDCFLPCWAMASGWPITYVYSPVAMHLYHDMKWDFDLYYDFGLYTMRRFFAPLLGSIVAENPGRNLFLRRLIATVSFAAKRSSRGVARPLVCASPTFARAHAPIDPAQWLHLEYETLVVF
- a CDS encoding tetratricopeptide repeat protein translates to MLFLIFNRPETTARVFETIRQARPRQLFVAADGPRSHVPTDAETCRTAREIALAVDWDCEVKTLLRARNLGCRVAVSSSITWFFQQVDEGIILEDDVLPVAGFFDFCQSLLAHYRQDARVIQISGSNFQLGARRGEGSYYFSIFNHIWGWATWRRAWRLFDPSLRAVQRFQRSGVLERLFTNPATRDLWLESFTRAANGEIDTWDYAWTMAAFGSSGLTILPNANMVANIGFDLNATHTGSAGWLARLPVQDVEPLRHPSAVAADAAADTFTQTYFYDQRIANPALLCADVATLLEQARPGEAAALAHGFLSMYPEDTTLAWLEVLALANAGNTPQALAALRPFLARHPDHTGARSLLTGIRQALQGGTMKT